In one window of Mytilus galloprovincialis chromosome 6, xbMytGall1.hap1.1, whole genome shotgun sequence DNA:
- the LOC143079133 gene encoding repressor of RNA polymerase III transcription MAF1 homolog isoform X3, with product MKLLENSRFEQINSALSQELGSYKLEGRIESYSCKMAGNDKRLFKLISAEGGVGPEDLQALSPPQTVLSVSPSKQYSKSTGSDGESYLCDTISTKTLFYLISTLNASFNPDYDFSNAKSEEFSKEPSLEWVAHNIDTQLYATLGEAYGALKQNLWTAFDEECSLQDCEIYSYNPDLASDPYGEAGCIWSFNYFFYNKKLKRLVFFTCRSSRSEMNMD from the exons ATGAAGTTGCTAGAGAATTCACGTTTTGAACAAATAAATTCAGCTCTATCACAAGAGCTTGGAAGCTATAAATTGGAGGGCAG AATTGAGAGCTATTCCTGTAAGATGGCTGGAAATGACAAACGATTATTTAAATTGATCAGTGCAGAAGGTGGAGTTGGTCCAGAAGATCTCCAGGCTTTATCACCACCTCAAACTGTGTTATCAGTATCACCTTCAAA ACAATACAGTAAGAGTACTGGAAGTGACGGAGAGAGTTACTTATGTGATACGATATCAACAAAGACATTATTCTATCTGATCTCAACACTGAATGCTTCATTTAATCCTGATTATGACTTCAGTAATGCCAAGAGTGAAGAGTTCAGTAAAGAACCAAGTCTAGAG TGGGTAGCTCACAACATTGATACACAGTTGTATGCCACTCTTGGTGAAGCTTATGGAGCCTTGAAACAAAATCTGTGGACAGCATTTGATGAAGAATGTTCTCTTCAGGACTGTGAAATTTACAG TTACAATCCAGATTTAGCATCAGATCCCTATGGAGAAGCAGGGTGTATTTGGTCTTTCAATTATTTCTTCTACAACAAGAAGTTAAAACGTCTGGTGTTCTTTACCTGTCGTTCATCAAG GTCTGAGATGAATATGGACTAA
- the LOC143079133 gene encoding repressor of RNA polymerase III transcription MAF1 homolog isoform X2: MKLLENSRFEQINSALSQELGSYKLEGRIESYSCKMAGNDKRLFKLISAEGGVGPEDLQALSPPQTVLSVSPSKQYSKSTGSDGESYLCDTISTKTLFYLISTLNASFNPDYDFSNAKSEEFSKEPSLEWVAHNIDTQLYATLGEAYGALKQNLWTAFDEECSLQDCEIYSYNPDLASDPYGEAGCIWSFNYFFYNKKLKRLVFFTCRSSSSSYTDSGIVQDSSMFDMTDDMDSFQE; encoded by the exons ATGAAGTTGCTAGAGAATTCACGTTTTGAACAAATAAATTCAGCTCTATCACAAGAGCTTGGAAGCTATAAATTGGAGGGCAG AATTGAGAGCTATTCCTGTAAGATGGCTGGAAATGACAAACGATTATTTAAATTGATCAGTGCAGAAGGTGGAGTTGGTCCAGAAGATCTCCAGGCTTTATCACCACCTCAAACTGTGTTATCAGTATCACCTTCAAA ACAATACAGTAAGAGTACTGGAAGTGACGGAGAGAGTTACTTATGTGATACGATATCAACAAAGACATTATTCTATCTGATCTCAACACTGAATGCTTCATTTAATCCTGATTATGACTTCAGTAATGCCAAGAGTGAAGAGTTCAGTAAAGAACCAAGTCTAGAG TGGGTAGCTCACAACATTGATACACAGTTGTATGCCACTCTTGGTGAAGCTTATGGAGCCTTGAAACAAAATCTGTGGACAGCATTTGATGAAGAATGTTCTCTTCAGGACTGTGAAATTTACAG TTACAATCCAGATTTAGCATCAGATCCCTATGGAGAAGCAGGGTGTATTTGGTCTTTCAATTATTTCTTCTACAACAAGAAGTTAAAACGTCTGGTGTTCTTTACCTGTCGTTCATCAAG TTCCTCTTACACAGACTCTGGAATAGTACAGGATAGCAGTATGTTTGATATGACAGATGATATGGACTCATTTCAGGAGTGA
- the LOC143079133 gene encoding repressor of RNA polymerase III transcription MAF1 homolog isoform X1: protein MKLLENSRFEQINSALSQELGSYKLEGRIESYSCKMAGNDKRLFKLISAEGGVGPEDLQALSPPQTVLSVSPSKQYSKSTGSDGESYLCDTISTKTLFYLISTLNASFNPDYDFSNAKSEEFSKEPSLEWVAHNIDTQLYATLGEAYGALKQNLWTAFDEECSLQDCEIYSYNPDLASDPYGEAGCIWSFNYFFYNKKLKRLVFFTCRSSSSSYTDSGIVQDSSMFDMTDDMDSFQESEMNMD, encoded by the exons ATGAAGTTGCTAGAGAATTCACGTTTTGAACAAATAAATTCAGCTCTATCACAAGAGCTTGGAAGCTATAAATTGGAGGGCAG AATTGAGAGCTATTCCTGTAAGATGGCTGGAAATGACAAACGATTATTTAAATTGATCAGTGCAGAAGGTGGAGTTGGTCCAGAAGATCTCCAGGCTTTATCACCACCTCAAACTGTGTTATCAGTATCACCTTCAAA ACAATACAGTAAGAGTACTGGAAGTGACGGAGAGAGTTACTTATGTGATACGATATCAACAAAGACATTATTCTATCTGATCTCAACACTGAATGCTTCATTTAATCCTGATTATGACTTCAGTAATGCCAAGAGTGAAGAGTTCAGTAAAGAACCAAGTCTAGAG TGGGTAGCTCACAACATTGATACACAGTTGTATGCCACTCTTGGTGAAGCTTATGGAGCCTTGAAACAAAATCTGTGGACAGCATTTGATGAAGAATGTTCTCTTCAGGACTGTGAAATTTACAG TTACAATCCAGATTTAGCATCAGATCCCTATGGAGAAGCAGGGTGTATTTGGTCTTTCAATTATTTCTTCTACAACAAGAAGTTAAAACGTCTGGTGTTCTTTACCTGTCGTTCATCAAG TTCCTCTTACACAGACTCTGGAATAGTACAGGATAGCAGTATGTTTGATATGACAGATGATATGGACTCATTTCAGGA GTCTGAGATGAATATGGACTAA